The DNA sequence GCGGCGTACTCATCGGCTTCCATCGCCGGGGAGACAGCGGCAGGGGCGGGCAGTGGCGAGGCCTTTGCCTCGCCGTCATCGCCGAAGGTGAAGCTCTTCCACTCAGGCATCGGAGCCCTCCTTGGTCCACTGGTCGGGGAACATGATGTCAAGCTGGTTCATCATGGCGACGGACGCCATGATGAACTGGGAAACCTCGGCGTGAACCTGCGCGTCGGTGGCACCCACAACCCAGTTGAAGGTGTGCTGCAGGTGCAGGGCGATCGCGCCGGTCTCCGTCGTGCCGGAGGTGATCTTCGGCAGGTAGGTGGAGGCGTTGAGGCGGCGCACCACGGAGGCGATGGCCTCGGCGTGCGAGGGATCGAAGAAGCGAGGGTAGTCCGCGACCCCCTGGACCGGGTGCCCCTCGGGCACGGCGATGCGGACAGTGCGGTTGGGCAGGATCGCGGCGACCTGTCCGGTGGAGGAAACGAACGGAACAAGTCCGACGGCCTCGACCGCTTGGGTAACCCGGTCAAGGGTGACCGGGGGAGTATCAGTTGTGCTCATGGTAGTAAGCCTAGCCGCTGTTGGGTGGTATCTGCGGGAGGCACCCGTACACTGGTGGCCATGGAGACATCGGTGAGGCGCGCGTCGGACGTCGTGTGCGCGGTTGTGGGGCCCACGGCCTCGGGAAAGTCGGACCTTGCCCTGGAGCTGGCCTGCGTGCTCCCCGGCGCGCTCGGAGCCGCGGGCGTGGGCGAGATCGTGTCCGCGGATGCGCTTCAGCTCTACCGCGGCATGGACGTGGGTACCGCAAAGACGCCGGTGGAGGAACGCCGTGGGATTGTCCACCATCAGATCGACGTGCTCGAGGTTCGGGATGAGGCCTCGGTGGCCGCCTATCAGACGCACGCGCGCGCCGACGTGGCTGGTATCCACGAGCGCGGGGGTGTCGCCGTGGTCGCGGGTGGCTCCGGGCTCTATCAGCGCGCCCTACTGGATGTCATCGAGTTCCCGGGTACGGACCCCGTCGTGCGGGCCCGCCTCGAGGAAGAAGCGCTGGGACCGCTGGGCTCGCGCGGCCTGCATGATCGGCTCGGCCAGCTGGACCCGGTCTCGGCGCAGCGCATCGATCCGCATAACGTCCGCCGGATCATTCGCGCCCTTGAGGTCATTGAGCTGACCGGGCACCCCTATTCGGCTTCTATGCCTCGCCACGAGTTTGTGGCACCAGCGCTCATGGTGGCGCTGCGTCGCCCGATGAGCGAGCTCGACGAGCGTATCGCGGTGCGTACCCGCACCATGATGGACGCAGGGCTCATCGAGGAGGTGCGCGCGCTCATCGATCGCGGTCTGCGCGAGGCAAAGACTGCCTCCCGCGCGACTGGCTACGCGCAGGCGCTCGCAGTCATCGACGGGCAGATGGATGAGGACGAAGCCGTGGAATCCATCGCGCTGGCGACACGTCAGCTGGCACGCCGCCAGGTCAAGTGGCTGCGCCCAGACCCGCGCGTGCACTGGTTGGACGTGGAGGAATTCGACTCGAACGAGGCCGTCGTGCGTCGCGTCGTCGAGCTAACCGAGCGCGAGGCGGAAGCGGCCCTGGCACGGTCGTAATACGACCGCGGGCTGCGCGGTCGGGGTGCGACGGCTACGGTGGATCCATGATGAATACGCAGCTGCCCGCCCACGCCCGCGTCGTGAAGGCCCACGGAGCCGGTAACTCTTTCGTCGTCGCCACGGACCGCCACGACGATTACGATCCGAGCGTGGACGAGGTCGCGACGCTGTGTTCCCCGGCCTTCGGGATCGGCGCGGATGGATTCATCCGGGCCGTCGAACGAGACGGTATGTGGTTCATGGACTACCGCAACGCGGACGGTTCGAAGGCAGAGATGTGTGGTAATGGCGTGCGCGTCTTCGTCGATCACCTGCGCCGTGAGGGCCTCGTGGATCTGCCCGTCGGCCAGACGCTGGATGTGGCCACGCGTGGCGGCATCAAGCGCGTCACGCCCGAGTCCGAAGACGAGGGGCGGGGTGCGAGCTACCGCGTCGATATGGGAGCTGCCGCCTCGCCCGCTCGTGCGACGATCAAGGTGACGGTTCCGGGCATCGAGGGCATTATGGATGGGATGTGGGTGGATATGCCCAACCCGCACACGGTTGTCGAGCTCACCGACGAGGAGAGCCTGCGCGCAGTGTTCCTGCCGACGGTCGATGTCTCCCAGATCCCGACGGCCCAACGCCCCTCCTACGACCCCGAGCCGCAGGCGGGCACGAACCTTGAATTGGTCGTCGACCTGACCGAGCCCGGCGACGAACGCGGGCACATCGCGATGCGCGTGCTGGAGCGGGGCGTGGGAGAGACCCAGGCGTGCGGCACCGGATGCTGCGCGGCGGCTCTCGCCACGGCCCTGCGACGCGGACCAGAGGCACCAACCCAGTGGGTTGTCGACATCCCCGGAGGTAGGGTCGTCGTCGGCCTGGACGGCGTTATCGACTGGACGGGGGAAGGCCCCCGCATCACGGATGCCTCGGTGTTCCTCACCGGCCCCGCGACCCGGGTCGCGGAGATACGTCTGCCCTGAAGACGGCCACGAGAAGACACCGCCGGAGAGCGCGACGAGGACCCGGCCTCGTCCACGCAGAAGAGCGCGTCAGGCGGGCCGAACCTCGATGATGCGGAAGCCCTTCTTCGACGCGTACTTCGAGGCCTGGAAGCCCTGGCCGTTTAGCCACGTGATGAGGGAGTCGGCACCCAGGTTCTTCTGGACGACCAGGTAGGCGACGCCGGCGGGGGCGAGGCGACCCAGCCACGCCGCCAGCATCTCGTGCATCGCGTCCTTGCCGATGCGCACGGGCGGGTTCGACCAGATGACGTCGAAGCGAGTATTTGACTCCGCCGAGGAGGACAGCGCCTCTTGCGCCTTGAGCGCGCGCACCCCGCTCGCCCCGTTGGACTGCGCGTTGCGCTGCGTCAGATCCACCGCGCGCGAGTTCACGTCCACCGCCCACACGGCGGCGTTCGGGGACTCCAGCGACATGATTGTGGCAATCGGACCCCACCCGCAGCCCAGGTCAAGGAAGGTCCCGCCCTCGGGCAGATCCGGGGCGATCTCCAGGAGCTGACGCGTGCCCAGATCCAGCTTGGAACCCGAAAACACCCGCGACGACACGCGCATCGACAGGTCGAAGCCGCGCGCCGTCACCTCGATCGTACGAGTCTCCTCGGCGCTCGCAGGGGAAGAGTCGGAGAAATACTGTTCGTCCACGGAAGAAAGCCTATCGTGCCCGCGCGCGCAGGCGCAGATGGGGGCTGCGCGTGCGACACTAGAAGTCCCCATGAAAAGGATGGTTATGGACACGACCCACACAGGTGCGGACTCCTCGACTGAAGAGCGCGACCAGCGCGTCAACGACGTTGTCGCGCGTATCCTCGCGCGCTCGGGAACGGCGCTCGCATCGACGACGGGTCAGGACACTTCCCAGGACGCGGGTGCCCTCGAGCGCGAGGCTCGTGCGGGCACGCGCCGCGTTGATACGGGTGCCTCCGACCGAGAGGACATCTCCGAGGTCGAATACCGCCAGGTGCGACTCGAAAAGGTCGTGCTCGTTGGCCTGCGCACCACGCAGAGTGAAGAAGAGGCGGAGAACTCGCTGCGCGAGCTCGCTGCGCTCGCGGAGACCGCCGGTTCGCGCGTGCTCGACGGCATCATCCAGCGTCGCATGAAGCCGGATCCGGCGACCTACCTGGGCTCGGGTAAGGCCCGCGAACTGGCTGAGATCGTGCGTTCGGTCGAGGCTGACACGGTGATCGTTGACGAGGAACTGGCCCCCTCCCAGCGTCGCGGTCTGGAGGACGTCGTCGATGCCAAGGTCGTCGACCGCACCGCCCTCATCCTCGATATCTTCGCCCAGCATGCTAAGTCCCGCGAGGGCAAAGCGCAGGTGGAGCTCGCTCAGCTTGAGTATCTGCTGCCGCGTCTGCGCGGCTGGGGTGAGTCGATGTCCCGTCAGGCCGGTGGGCGCGTCGCGGGCGGCGCGGGTATCGGTTCGAGGGGCCCCGGTGAGACCAAGATCGAGCTGGATCGTCGTCGCATCCGCACGCGCATGGCGAAGCTGCGCGCGGACATCGCGCGCATGGAACCCGCCCGTCGTACCCAGCGCAACTCCCGTCGTCGCGGGGCAGTGCCGTCGGTGGTGATTGCGGGATACACGAACGCGGGCAAGTCGACGTTGCTGAACCGTCTGACGGATGCGGGCGTCCTCGTCCAGGACGCGCTGTTCGCGACGCTGGATCCGACGGTGCGTCGCGCACGTGCCGCCGACGGACGCGAGTATACGCTCACCGACACGGTTGGCTTCGTGCGCAACCTGCCCACCCAGCTGGTCGAGGCCTTCCGATCGACACTGGAGGAGGTCGGCCAGGCCGACGTCATCGTGCACGTCGTGGACGCCGCGCACCCTGATCCGGTCTCTCAGGTGCAAGCCGTTCGATCGGTCATCGACACGATCGATGGTGCCTCGGACATCCCCGAGCTGATCGCCCTGAACAAGGCCGACCTGGCTTCGCCCGAGCAGATCGCGCTGTTGCGCACTGTCTTCCCGAATGCCGTGCCGCTCAGTGCCCACACGGGCTGGGGCGTGGACGCGCTGCGCGGGGCCCTTGAGGACATGCTGCCCCGGCCTCGCGTCGCCATCGATGCGGTTCTGCCGTACTCGGCCGGTTCCCTCGTGCATCGAATCCATGAGGAGGGAGACGTTGAGCGCGAGGAGTACGTGGAGGCCGGAACGCGTATTGTCGCGCACGTCGACGAAGCCCTGGCCGCCGTCATTGAACGCGAGGCGGTGGGCCCCGCCGTGGGTGAGGCGGCGGTGAACGGAGCGTGAGCGAGGACCTGGTCGAGGCCTCGGGTCGCGTCCTCGACGCGGTCGTCGCCCGGATGGGCGGGTCCGCGCGCGAAGGGCAGGCTTCGATGGTCGCCGAAGGAGCCGCGGCCCTGGAGGATCGTCATCACCTCCTCGTGCAGGCGGGCACGGGTACCGGGAAGTCGCTCGGCTACCTGGTGCCGCTGCTGACGCACTGCGCGACGAATGGAGTGCGCGGGGTCGTGTCTACGGCGACGCTCGCGCTGCAACGCCAGATTCTCGTCAAGGACGCGCCTGTGGCTGTCGATGCGGTGGCCTCGGCGACGGGCGTGCGCCTGAAGGTGGCGGTGCTCAAGGGATGGTCGAATTATGCGTGCCTGCACAAGCTAGACGGCGGGTACCCCACCGAAGGCACACTGTTTGAGGACCGGGATATCAGCGT is a window from the Schaalia odontolytica genome containing:
- the hflX gene encoding GTPase HflX produces the protein MDTTHTGADSSTEERDQRVNDVVARILARSGTALASTTGQDTSQDAGALEREARAGTRRVDTGASDREDISEVEYRQVRLEKVVLVGLRTTQSEEEAENSLRELAALAETAGSRVLDGIIQRRMKPDPATYLGSGKARELAEIVRSVEADTVIVDEELAPSQRRGLEDVVDAKVVDRTALILDIFAQHAKSREGKAQVELAQLEYLLPRLRGWGESMSRQAGGRVAGGAGIGSRGPGETKIELDRRRIRTRMAKLRADIARMEPARRTQRNSRRRGAVPSVVIAGYTNAGKSTLLNRLTDAGVLVQDALFATLDPTVRRARAADGREYTLTDTVGFVRNLPTQLVEAFRSTLEEVGQADVIVHVVDAAHPDPVSQVQAVRSVIDTIDGASDIPELIALNKADLASPEQIALLRTVFPNAVPLSAHTGWGVDALRGALEDMLPRPRVAIDAVLPYSAGSLVHRIHEEGDVEREEYVEAGTRIVAHVDEALAAVIEREAVGPAVGEAAVNGA
- a CDS encoding class I SAM-dependent methyltransferase, which produces MDEQYFSDSSPASAEETRTIEVTARGFDLSMRVSSRVFSGSKLDLGTRQLLEIAPDLPEGGTFLDLGCGWGPIATIMSLESPNAAVWAVDVNSRAVDLTQRNAQSNGASGVRALKAQEALSSSAESNTRFDVIWSNPPVRIGKDAMHEMLAAWLGRLAPAGVAYLVVQKNLGADSLITWLNGQGFQASKYASKKGFRIIEVRPA
- the miaA gene encoding tRNA (adenosine(37)-N6)-dimethylallyltransferase MiaA, giving the protein METSVRRASDVVCAVVGPTASGKSDLALELACVLPGALGAAGVGEIVSADALQLYRGMDVGTAKTPVEERRGIVHHQIDVLEVRDEASVAAYQTHARADVAGIHERGGVAVVAGGSGLYQRALLDVIEFPGTDPVVRARLEEEALGPLGSRGLHDRLGQLDPVSAQRIDPHNVRRIIRALEVIELTGHPYSASMPRHEFVAPALMVALRRPMSELDERIAVRTRTMMDAGLIEEVRALIDRGLREAKTASRATGYAQALAVIDGQMDEDEAVESIALATRQLARRQVKWLRPDPRVHWLDVEEFDSNEAVVRRVVELTEREAEAALARS
- a CDS encoding histidine kinase; the encoded protein is MSTTDTPPVTLDRVTQAVEAVGLVPFVSSTGQVAAILPNRTVRIAVPEGHPVQGVADYPRFFDPSHAEAIASVVRRLNASTYLPKITSGTTETGAIALHLQHTFNWVVGATDAQVHAEVSQFIMASVAMMNQLDIMFPDQWTKEGSDA
- the dapF gene encoding diaminopimelate epimerase; translation: MMNTQLPAHARVVKAHGAGNSFVVATDRHDDYDPSVDEVATLCSPAFGIGADGFIRAVERDGMWFMDYRNADGSKAEMCGNGVRVFVDHLRREGLVDLPVGQTLDVATRGGIKRVTPESEDEGRGASYRVDMGAAASPARATIKVTVPGIEGIMDGMWVDMPNPHTVVELTDEESLRAVFLPTVDVSQIPTAQRPSYDPEPQAGTNLELVVDLTEPGDERGHIAMRVLERGVGETQACGTGCCAAALATALRRGPEAPTQWVVDIPGGRVVVGLDGVIDWTGEGPRITDASVFLTGPATRVAEIRLP